Genomic DNA from Paenibacillus sp. KS-LC4:
GATGACAGCGGACTTACTCAGCAGGTCACACAAGGACCTTATTATGTAACGGGTACAAGCGTGCTCGAAAATGGCGTTCTGAACTACGATAATTTGGAAGGCGAGCAGATCAAGGTGAAGGGCTACGTCTATGCAGGAGCGACAGGCACAGCTCCAGTCGTTGGCGCCAAAATCGAAATTTGGCAGGCAGATGACAGCGGCAATTATCACCCGAACTCCAATGGCGCTGCCAGCAGCTACAATGCAAGCGAGCTTTCGCTTCGCGGCTTCGTTACAACCGATGAGAATGGCTACTATGAATATACGACGATTTATCCAGGCGAATACACAGGCCGCACGCGCCACATTCATACGAATACGACAGCAGATGGCTACAAGGGTGTCATTACCCAGCTCATTATTCCAAGCCTCACTGGCGACCAAATGACAGCTGACGAGGATAACATCGCCCAAAGCCTGCCGGCTTACAACCAAGTAACCTTTAATGAGATAAATGGGTTGCCTACGACAACCTTCAACTACAGACTGGCGGCTCAGTAAACGGATGAGCAGACAGCGGGCTCCTTTTAAAATACTGTTCTCCCTGCTGGCATTCGCCATCGTTGCGGGTGTCATTTACAGTCTGGTTCCTACGCAGAAGGACAGCGAGACGGTCATTTCCGGCAGCGGCAAAAACGCCCACGGGCAGCTAGCAAACTATTCGACTAGCGGTACAAGCAGCAGCATTGATATTCCTGAAAAGGTTGCCGAGGTCGCGGCGGGCTTCGATCATTCACTCGTGCTGACGGAGGAAGGAAATGTCTACTCCTGGGGCGATAACACCTACGGGCAAGTGGGCATCGACAGTGCCAAGGGCATTGTGAGCGGGCCGCAGAAGGTAGAGGGCTTGCCGACGATTACACACATCAGTGCCGGCTTCCGTCATAGCTTGGCGCAAGATACAGATGGCAACCTGTGGGTATGGGGCAACAATATTGCTGGGCAGCTAGGCACGGGCGACCGTACCGATCTGCGCAAGCCAACGCAGATTACGCTTCCCGGTAAAGTAACAAGCGTCGCCGCAGGGCATCGCTTCTCGCTCGTCACACTGGATAATGGACAAGTGTATGGCTGGGGCGCCAAGTGTGAAAATGATACAAAACGGACGTTCGCTGAGCTGATGCAGCTCATTGGACAATCGGCAACCGGCATCAGCTATTATGTCGATGCGAATGCCGACCCAAGCAGCAGCGATACGCAGGAGCTTTGTGAATTTCAAGGCTTTGTCGCCGTAAGCAGCCTGACTCCCGTGGAAATTCCCGAGCTTGCAGGCAGCACTCAAATCGTAGCCGGTTTTGGGCATGTGCTTGCGCTTCAGCCGGATGGCACCGTGAAATCCAAAGGCTGCAACGCCTACGGACAACTGGGCTATCCAACAGCGGACATCGTGCCAGCAGAAACGATTCCTGGATTAAGCGGCATTGTGTCGCTTGCCACCAGTACGCGACATTCCATGGCGCTCGACAAGGACGGGAATGTCTGGGCTTGGGGGGCGGACAACACAGGCCAGCTAGGTAAAAATCTAGGCAATCTTGAGGGCGTGTTTGAGCCTGAGATTGTAGCTGGTTTGCCTGCCATTGCAAGCATTGCCGCAGGACATGATTTTTCACTGGCGCTTGATGAGCAAGGAAAAGTATGGGCATGGGGCGTCAACAACAACAGCCAGGCACCAGGCATTGATGCTGCTGACTATAACTCGACGCCTAAACTGACGAGCTTAACGAACGAATCCACTATTATAGCAGGGGGAGCCTTTATACTGGCGTACTAAACTATGAACCCAACAACGAAACGAAAAACGGCTGCTTTTTTGTCCCGAAATGTGATTGTGCTGTCGATTGTCAGCTTCTTCACTGATATTGCGACGGAAATGCTTTATCCGATTATGCCGCTTTATCTAAGTGATATTGGGTACGGCGTCATCCTGATCGGCTTAATTGAAGGACTTTCGCAGCTGGCGGCGGGCGTCATTAAGCTCATCAGCGGCGTCTACTCCGACCAGCTCAAGAAGCGCAAAGGTCTCGTGAATGCAGGCTACCATATATCGGCGCTTGCCAAGCCGCTGATGGGCTTGTTCCCGACTTACTGGGCGATTTTCGGCTTCCGCCTAATTGACCGTTTCGGTAAGGGCGTGCGCAATGCGCCGCGCGATGCGATGCTCGCCGATGCTTCAACTCCCGTCACCCGCGGGCGTGTATTCGGCTTCCACCGTGCCGCCGATACGCTAGGTGCGACGCTTGGCCCGCTTATTACACTGGCGATTTTGTATTTCTACAGCGAGAACATCCCGCTTATTATTGGACTGACGATCATTCCCGGCATTGGCGCTATCGTCGCTGGCTGGTTTCTGAAAGAAGCGAAGGACAAGACGGAGCTGCCAACTGCGGAAAAAGGCGGCCTTAAAGGCTTATACCGCCGCCTCAAAACCCATTATGCGGGCGCTTCGCCAAGCTACAAAAGAATTTTGTACCTGATTACGATTATTACTCTGCTGAAAAGCACAGATATTTATTTACTGCTCCGAGCCCGCGAGCTCGGACTAAGCGATCTGCTCATTATTAGCGCTTATGTCGCTTATAATCTCACAGGTACTGTTATTATTTATTATTTAGGCTCACTCAGCGACCGCATCGGCTTTGCCAAAACATTCGCCATTGGCGCGCTGTCGCTTGGCGCAACGTATATGCTGCTCAGCCAAAATGAGCTGCCTTTGATTTTGGTTTTTGCCGCGTTTGTTATTTATGCGGTATTCCAAAGCGTTTTTGAAGGGCTCACCAGCGCCTGGATGTCGCTGCATATCAAGCAGGAGGAGCGTGCATCCGGCCTTGGTGTCATGATGACCTTTCAGGCAGTAGCGACACTCGTCGGCACCTTGATTATTGGTTTTGCTTGGGCAGGCTTCGGGGCAAAGATCGTATTCGCGATTACAGGCCTGCTCGCAGTAGGCGTCGCCGCGTATCTGTTCTTCTATCAGCAGCGCGATTACAATAGCACGACGGATTTTGGCCGCAAGCCTTATGTTGTCGATGTTAAAGCGCTCACGATTGAAAATGAAAATTTCCGCACCGCTATTTGGACAGGCGCACAGCTGCAAGTAACGACGATGTCAATTCCGGTCGGCGGCGAGGTCGGGCTGGAGGTCCACAAAAATATTGACCAATTTTTGCGGATTGAGGAGGGCGAAGCGCTGGTGCTGATGGGTCCGCGCGAAGATGAGCTTACGTTCCAGCAGCCTGCGGCAACCGATTATGCCATTATGGTTCCTTCCGGCATGTTCCACAATGTCGTCAACACAGGGAGCAAGCCGCTCAAAATCTACAGTATCTATGCGCCTGCTGAGCATCCATACGGCACGGTTCACAAAACAGCAGACGACGCAGATCGCGCCGAGCTCACTGAGCTTTTGGAGGATGACGATTAGAATATAATCAACGTGCACTTATTCAATTGGTGCGCGTTCAATCCATTTGTAAATTTTCAGCCCTCATTTTCAATCAAAAGTTATATCAATGCGCACATT
This window encodes:
- a CDS encoding MFS transporter, with product MNPTTKRKTAAFLSRNVIVLSIVSFFTDIATEMLYPIMPLYLSDIGYGVILIGLIEGLSQLAAGVIKLISGVYSDQLKKRKGLVNAGYHISALAKPLMGLFPTYWAIFGFRLIDRFGKGVRNAPRDAMLADASTPVTRGRVFGFHRAADTLGATLGPLITLAILYFYSENIPLIIGLTIIPGIGAIVAGWFLKEAKDKTELPTAEKGGLKGLYRRLKTHYAGASPSYKRILYLITIITLLKSTDIYLLLRARELGLSDLLIISAYVAYNLTGTVIIYYLGSLSDRIGFAKTFAIGALSLGATYMLLSQNELPLILVFAAFVIYAVFQSVFEGLTSAWMSLHIKQEERASGLGVMMTFQAVATLVGTLIIGFAWAGFGAKIVFAITGLLAVGVAAYLFFYQQRDYNSTTDFGRKPYVVDVKALTIENENFRTAIWTGAQLQVTTMSIPVGGEVGLEVHKNIDQFLRIEEGEALVLMGPREDELTFQQPAATDYAIMVPSGMFHNVVNTGSKPLKIYSIYAPAEHPYGTVHKTADDADRAELTELLEDDD